One Actinomadura viridis genomic region harbors:
- a CDS encoding MCE family protein, translated as MTRPRAGGPGPVTGRARKAVAALLGLAVAAAGGCSALPGDEGRRTMTVEFTKARSFYPESKVKIMGADVGLVDRVENVGDRIRVTFHVREDVPLPRGVQASIVPLNLVGERNLVLHPAWKPGRPKETADRIPIERTHVPVEVDDALSSFTNLANALDPTKMRTALGRTAGTIDGTGREFNATLEQSARLVENVAGQDKELVEVARNLQRLSGVVRGREQVLGQMIRNFGEATRVLGAERGELQELVRGLLDLTKNGDKLLKKYKGQLPHDLAVLTRFALVLKGNAKSLAQLLDALPGIGSALVGGYNPETKSLHLRFATDAFLRTWLKGLLNEDDVPCPLPPPNSNCPWTQGGGGN; from the coding sequence CTGCCCGGCGACGAGGGCCGCCGCACGATGACCGTGGAGTTCACCAAGGCCCGGTCGTTCTACCCCGAGTCCAAGGTCAAGATCATGGGTGCGGACGTGGGGCTGGTCGACAGGGTCGAGAACGTCGGCGACCGGATCAGGGTCACCTTCCACGTGCGCGAGGACGTGCCGCTGCCGCGCGGCGTCCAGGCCTCCATCGTCCCGCTGAACCTGGTCGGCGAGCGCAACCTGGTGCTGCACCCGGCGTGGAAGCCCGGCCGGCCCAAGGAGACCGCCGACCGCATCCCGATCGAGCGCACCCACGTTCCCGTGGAGGTGGACGACGCGCTGAGCTCGTTCACCAACCTGGCCAACGCGCTCGACCCGACCAAGATGCGCACGGCGCTCGGCCGGACCGCCGGCACCATCGATGGCACCGGCCGGGAGTTCAACGCCACGCTGGAGCAGAGCGCCCGGCTCGTGGAGAACGTCGCCGGCCAGGACAAGGAACTGGTCGAGGTCGCGCGGAACCTCCAGCGCCTGTCGGGCGTGGTCCGGGGCCGCGAGCAGGTGCTCGGCCAGATGATCCGCAACTTCGGGGAGGCCACCCGGGTGCTCGGCGCCGAGCGCGGCGAGCTGCAGGAGCTGGTCCGCGGCCTGCTGGACCTGACCAAGAACGGCGACAAGCTCCTCAAGAAGTACAAGGGGCAGCTGCCGCACGACCTGGCGGTCCTCACCCGGTTCGCGCTGGTGCTGAAGGGCAACGCGAAGTCGCTGGCCCAGCTCCTGGACGCCCTGCCCGGCATCGGCAGCGCCCTCGTCGGCGGCTACAACCCCGAGACCAAGTCGCTGCATCTGCGCTTCGCCACCGACGCGTTCCTGCGCACCTGGCTCAAGGGACTGCTGAACGAGGACGACGTGCCGTGCCCGCTGCCCCCGCCCAACTCCAACTGTCCGTGGACGCAAGGCGGAGGGGGGAACTGA
- a CDS encoding MlaD family protein, whose product MGRATILRAAVLALVAALLAALTGCSLRTAGGPQGSLTLTATFDDVQGLVAGHSVQMSDVKIGTVTGIRLDPRTYKTTATLSIADGHRIPRGTRAEIKVTSLLGENYVDLVLPPGGRMDRGPFLARGAAITSTSVQPAFEQVVGQAGPLLQALAGNDIATIVNTGAAALAGNGKQLNVTIARSSDLLKVFADQRNQLARAVDQFARLGRSLAEGGDELSRAPVELERTTRLLNENKHKILRTVERLTHMARQLNDKVLEGRVARFRGLLRDLDPVLAQLGSNRARLTRLVDGLVSFTTKLPQASYDGQLLLYPILRVTWPDGTPVLPTQQNGQGAPRATSGNGQARGGQGNGQGSGAPRLPEDLREALPDLDKLLEPR is encoded by the coding sequence ATGGGGCGCGCGACGATCCTCCGCGCGGCCGTGCTGGCCCTGGTCGCGGCGTTGCTGGCCGCGCTCACCGGATGCTCGCTCCGGACGGCGGGCGGCCCCCAGGGCTCGCTCACCCTGACCGCCACGTTCGACGACGTGCAGGGACTGGTCGCGGGCCACAGCGTGCAGATGTCCGACGTCAAGATCGGCACCGTCACCGGCATCCGGCTCGACCCGCGCACGTACAAGACCACCGCCACGCTCTCCATCGCCGACGGCCACCGGATCCCGCGGGGCACCCGGGCCGAGATCAAGGTGACCTCGCTGCTCGGCGAGAACTACGTCGACCTGGTCCTCCCGCCGGGCGGCCGGATGGACCGGGGCCCGTTCCTGGCCCGCGGCGCCGCCATCACCTCCACCAGCGTGCAGCCGGCGTTCGAGCAGGTGGTGGGGCAGGCCGGGCCGCTGCTGCAGGCGCTGGCCGGCAACGACATCGCCACCATCGTCAACACCGGCGCCGCCGCGCTGGCCGGCAACGGCAAGCAGCTCAACGTCACCATCGCCAGATCCTCCGACCTGCTGAAGGTGTTCGCCGACCAGCGGAACCAGCTGGCCCGGGCCGTCGACCAGTTCGCCCGGCTCGGCCGGTCGCTGGCCGAGGGCGGGGACGAGCTGAGCCGGGCCCCGGTGGAGCTCGAACGCACCACCCGCCTGCTGAACGAGAACAAGCACAAGATCCTGCGGACGGTGGAGCGGCTCACCCACATGGCCCGCCAGCTCAACGACAAGGTGCTGGAGGGCCGGGTCGCGCGCTTCCGCGGCCTGCTGCGCGACCTGGACCCGGTGCTCGCGCAGCTCGGGAGCAACCGCGCCAGGCTCACCCGGCTGGTCGACGGGCTGGTGAGCTTCACGACCAAGCTCCCGCAGGCCAGCTATGACGGCCAGCTGCTGCTGTACCCGATCCTGCGGGTCACCTGGCCGGACGGCACGCCGGTCCTCCCCACCCAGCAGAACGGCCAGGGGGCCCCGCGGGCCACGTCCGGGAACGGGCAGGCCCGCGGCGGCCAGGGGAACGGCCAGGGGAGCGGAGCGCCCCGGCTGCCCGAGGACCTGCGGGAGGCGCTGCCGGATCTCGACAAGCTCTTGGAGCCGCGATGA
- a CDS encoding MCE family protein, giving the protein MTRRLTINLGTFAALAVIMVVWAFNNVVRFDFIDRPYQITVEFESSPGLHPNFEVDYLGVRIGKIDSVRLVRDKVVVKLDIERGVTIPRGVTAAAARKSAVGEPVVELTPPPGRAGGPRLEPGAVIPVSQTKVPPKYGDLFGAVIQSLKAIDPDDARVLTHELSEGLSGREDSLRQVINGGDQLTATFAQNTELLDGLTKDLGRITHVLNQNRGELGSGIDNLAALTAALSQVRGELTQLRDRGPTLLGTVNDLLKRTGPDFECAVGALGDWGITRHNPDVYADLRQTLVVAPELKNVLDNVIGMDQGQPVLNVVFLLTLNTLAAREYRYPLAQPKVGEPPACPDGRTPAPVKQKPYKAKNPGETIPTHDPSIQDARTQARKAADQSGGEAGGPPAWLVYLPPVLALLVLIRVLAGSVPVLSRLRRKD; this is encoded by the coding sequence ATGACCAGGCGCCTGACGATCAACCTGGGCACGTTCGCCGCCCTGGCCGTGATCATGGTGGTGTGGGCGTTCAACAACGTCGTCCGGTTCGACTTCATCGACCGCCCGTACCAGATCACGGTGGAGTTCGAGTCCTCGCCGGGCCTGCATCCGAACTTCGAGGTCGACTACCTGGGCGTGCGCATCGGCAAGATCGACTCGGTCCGGCTGGTCCGCGACAAGGTCGTCGTGAAGCTGGACATCGAGCGCGGCGTGACGATCCCGCGCGGGGTCACCGCCGCCGCCGCGCGCAAGTCCGCGGTCGGCGAGCCGGTGGTCGAGCTGACCCCGCCGCCCGGCCGCGCCGGCGGGCCGCGGCTGGAGCCGGGCGCGGTGATCCCGGTGTCGCAGACCAAGGTGCCGCCGAAGTACGGCGACCTGTTCGGCGCGGTCATCCAGTCGCTCAAGGCCATCGACCCCGACGACGCCAGGGTCCTCACCCACGAGCTGTCCGAGGGGCTGTCGGGCCGGGAGGACTCGCTGCGGCAGGTCATCAACGGCGGCGACCAGCTCACCGCGACCTTCGCCCAGAACACCGAGCTGCTGGACGGGCTGACCAAGGACCTGGGCCGGATCACCCACGTGCTCAACCAGAACCGCGGTGAGCTGGGCTCCGGGATCGACAACCTGGCCGCGCTGACCGCCGCGCTGTCCCAGGTGCGGGGGGAGCTGACCCAGCTGCGCGACCGGGGCCCGACGCTGCTCGGCACGGTCAACGACCTGCTCAAGCGGACCGGGCCCGACTTCGAGTGCGCGGTCGGGGCGCTGGGCGACTGGGGGATCACCAGGCACAACCCCGACGTCTACGCCGACCTGCGGCAGACCCTGGTGGTGGCGCCCGAGCTCAAGAACGTGCTGGACAACGTGATCGGCATGGACCAGGGCCAGCCGGTGCTGAACGTGGTCTTCCTGCTCACGCTGAACACGCTGGCGGCCCGGGAGTACCGCTACCCGCTGGCGCAGCCGAAGGTCGGCGAGCCGCCGGCCTGCCCGGACGGCCGCACGCCCGCGCCGGTGAAGCAGAAGCCCTACAAGGCCAAGAACCCGGGTGAGACGATTCCGACACACGATCCGTCGATCCAGGACGCGCGGACCCAGGCGAGGAAGGCGGCGGACCAGTCCGGAGGCGAAGCCGGCGGGCCCCCCGCGTGGCTGGTGTACCTGCCCCCGGTCCTGGCCCTGCTGGTTCTGATCCGGGTGCTGGCGGGCTCGGTGCCCGTGCTGTCCCGGCTCCGGCGCAAGGACTGA
- a CDS encoding TauD/TfdA dioxygenase family protein, producing the protein MIEFHPLTRNIGAEVTGVDLAKPLDGEQVQRLRGGLLQHMVLFFRDQHISDEEHVAFAKQFGTANMPPMDTSGSPVHVLDQTDPKGEGGDQWHSDNTFMKVPPMGSLLRAVVLPEVGGDTLWANMYMAYESLAPWLQRLCDELYAEHDLTMSVTKAIDKGHRMDLRAMQEKNPPVIHPVVRVHPETGRKALYVNRSSVTRLIGLSRRENEAILPLLFDAVRDPQFQVRLNWRVGTLAFWDNRPTQHYAVADYTQRRKMHRVTINCPAGIDDGVPKGVDGVTGADAPAEAAAARYL; encoded by the coding sequence ATGATCGAGTTCCACCCCCTCACCCGGAACATCGGCGCCGAGGTCACCGGTGTCGACCTGGCCAAGCCACTGGACGGGGAGCAGGTCCAGCGGCTTCGCGGCGGCCTGCTCCAGCACATGGTGCTGTTCTTCCGTGACCAGCACATCAGCGACGAGGAGCACGTGGCGTTCGCCAAGCAGTTCGGCACCGCCAACATGCCGCCGATGGACACCTCGGGCAGCCCGGTGCACGTCCTGGACCAGACCGACCCCAAGGGCGAGGGCGGCGACCAGTGGCACAGCGACAACACGTTCATGAAGGTCCCGCCCATGGGATCCCTGCTGCGCGCGGTCGTCCTCCCCGAGGTCGGCGGCGACACCCTCTGGGCGAACATGTACATGGCGTACGAGTCGCTCGCGCCCTGGCTCCAGCGGCTGTGCGACGAGCTGTACGCCGAGCACGACCTCACCATGTCGGTCACCAAGGCCATCGACAAGGGCCACCGGATGGACCTGCGCGCCATGCAGGAGAAGAACCCGCCGGTGATCCACCCGGTGGTCCGCGTCCACCCGGAGACCGGCCGCAAGGCCCTGTACGTCAACCGCAGTTCGGTCACCCGGCTGATCGGCCTGTCGCGCCGCGAGAACGAGGCGATCCTGCCGCTGCTCTTCGACGCCGTACGCGACCCGCAGTTCCAGGTACGGCTCAACTGGAGGGTCGGCACGCTGGCGTTCTGGGACAACCGCCCCACCCAGCACTACGCCGTGGCCGACTACACCCAGCGCCGCAAGATGCACCGGGTGACCATCAACTGCCCCGCCGGCATCGACGACGGCGTGCCCAAGGGCGTGGACGGGGTGACCGGCGCCGACGCCCCCGCCGAGGCCGCCGCCGCCCGCTACCTTTGA
- the rpsD gene encoding 30S ribosomal protein S4, which translates to MNKPRPKVRLSRALGIPLTPKSVKYFEARPYPPGEHGRARKQESDYKIRLREKQRLRAQYNIREAQLRNAFTKASRSAGKTGEALLVDLERRLDSLVLRAGLARTIYQARQFVVHRHVLVNGRRVDRPSFRLRPGDVITVAPRSRSMDAFRIAAAGGHAETVPPYLEVRHDALAARLTRPPERAEIPVVCDEQLVVEHYSR; encoded by the coding sequence ATGAACAAGCCCCGCCCCAAGGTCCGGCTGTCGCGGGCCCTCGGCATCCCCCTGACCCCCAAGAGCGTGAAGTACTTCGAGGCCCGCCCGTACCCGCCGGGAGAGCACGGCCGCGCCCGCAAGCAGGAGTCCGACTACAAGATCCGGTTGCGCGAGAAGCAGCGGCTGCGCGCGCAGTACAACATCCGCGAGGCCCAGCTGCGCAACGCCTTCACCAAGGCGAGCAGGTCCGCCGGCAAGACCGGCGAGGCGCTCCTGGTGGACCTGGAGCGCCGCCTGGACTCTCTCGTACTGCGCGCCGGCCTCGCCCGCACGATCTACCAGGCCCGGCAGTTCGTCGTGCACCGGCACGTGCTGGTGAACGGGCGCCGGGTCGACCGCCCCTCGTTCCGCCTCCGCCCCGGCGACGTCATCACGGTCGCACCGCGCAGCCGTTCCATGGACGCCTTCCGGATCGCCGCGGCCGGCGGGCACGCCGAGACCGTCCCGCCCTACCTGGAGGTCCGCCACGACGCCCTGGCCGCCCGCCTCACCCGGCCGCCCGAGCGCGCGGAGATCCCGGTGGTGTGCGACGAGCAGCTGGTGGTCGAGCACTACTCGCGCTGA
- a CDS encoding DUF2470 domain-containing protein → MIGEASEPSAAGAASGVNGPTPGERARTLAYGVAGGALAVPGVPYTPVPAHVTDERGRPLLLMPSGAGAVTALDGEPDVPATLRIADVAPVPLADRVRGRASLHGWITEVPPGERRAAAVRLSRLHPRPELLDLGTTGTVGTAGAAGPERPAWTVLALEIAQVEIEDGWGSATLEPEEYEASAPDPFVVIEAGMIAHLDSCHRDELGAMLRRLDGLPGRPAARGGPAPAVRPLGLDRYGMWLRCRVADGEGAGDTDLRLVFGEPVADVHGLRCAYRRLFAGGRARGGAHADGGFVGNFTDVPNGSGER, encoded by the coding sequence ATGATCGGCGAGGCGAGCGAGCCGAGCGCGGCCGGCGCGGCGAGCGGGGTGAACGGGCCGACGCCCGGGGAGCGGGCGCGGACTCTGGCCTACGGGGTGGCCGGTGGCGCGCTCGCCGTCCCCGGCGTCCCGTACACCCCGGTACCCGCGCACGTGACCGACGAGCGGGGCCGCCCGCTGCTGCTCATGCCCTCCGGCGCGGGCGCCGTGACGGCTCTGGACGGGGAGCCGGACGTCCCGGCCACCCTGCGGATCGCCGATGTCGCGCCGGTGCCGCTGGCCGACCGCGTCCGCGGCCGGGCCTCGCTGCACGGCTGGATCACCGAGGTACCGCCCGGGGAGCGCCGGGCCGCCGCGGTGCGGCTGTCCCGCCTTCACCCCCGGCCCGAACTGCTCGATCTGGGCACGACCGGCACGGTCGGCACGGCCGGGGCGGCCGGTCCGGAGCGCCCCGCGTGGACGGTGCTCGCGCTGGAGATCGCCCAGGTGGAGATCGAGGACGGGTGGGGGAGCGCCACCCTGGAGCCGGAGGAGTACGAGGCGTCGGCGCCCGACCCGTTCGTGGTGATCGAGGCGGGCATGATCGCCCATCTGGACTCCTGCCACCGGGACGAGCTGGGCGCGATGCTGCGGCGGCTGGACGGGCTCCCGGGCCGCCCTGCCGCCCGCGGCGGGCCCGCGCCCGCCGTCCGGCCGCTCGGGCTGGACCGGTACGGGATGTGGCTGCGCTGCCGCGTCGCGGACGGGGAGGGTGCCGGGGACACCGACCTGCGGCTGGTGTTCGGGGAGCCGGTCGCCGACGTCCACGGCCTGCGATGCGCCTACCGGCGCCTCTTCGCCGGCGGGCGAGCACGGGGCGGGGCGCACGCAGATGGGGGATTTGTCGGTAATTTCACGGATGTTCCGAACGGGTCCGGCGAGAGATAG
- a CDS encoding trans-sulfuration enzyme family protein, with protein MTHDHDRDLHPETRAVHPPVITPSGSRPLGVPIYQSHIFAFDGAAEMAAAFEGPDSAYLYGRWSNPTVRALEDAVADLEGGAAALASASGMGTINAVLTALLRSGDHVIAQSCLYGGTFALLADLARRWDVEVTYVSGNDPAEVRDALRPRTRLLVLETIANPTTQVADLPALIAVAREAGVTTMVDNTFAPILCRPLEHGADIVVHSATKYLGGHGDILGGVAVFARSPGASSQEENVLHHRVWKRATELGATADPFAAWLTLRGLATLPLRIERASRTALDLAQRLAAHPAVTHVAHPGLPGHPQHDLARRLLPGGGGAVLSFEPAGGREAGRIFTDSVRLASLAASLGDASTLVMHPASTSHRQLDAAALAAAQIGEGTVRIAVGLEHPDDLWADFERALAKAT; from the coding sequence ATGACCCACGACCATGACCGGGATCTTCATCCCGAGACCCGGGCCGTCCACCCGCCGGTGATCACGCCCTCCGGAAGCAGGCCGCTGGGCGTGCCCATCTACCAGAGCCACATCTTCGCCTTCGACGGCGCCGCGGAGATGGCCGCCGCCTTCGAGGGCCCCGACTCGGCGTACCTGTACGGCCGCTGGAGCAACCCGACGGTCCGCGCCCTGGAGGACGCCGTCGCCGACCTGGAGGGCGGGGCCGCGGCACTGGCCTCCGCCTCCGGGATGGGCACGATCAACGCGGTCCTGACCGCCCTGCTGCGCTCGGGCGACCACGTCATCGCCCAGTCCTGCCTGTACGGCGGGACGTTCGCGCTGCTGGCCGATCTCGCCCGCCGCTGGGACGTCGAGGTCACCTACGTCTCCGGGAACGACCCCGCCGAGGTACGGGACGCGCTGCGCCCCCGGACCCGGCTGCTGGTCCTGGAGACGATCGCCAACCCCACCACCCAGGTCGCCGACCTGCCCGCGCTCATCGCCGTGGCCCGCGAGGCCGGGGTGACCACGATGGTGGACAACACCTTCGCCCCGATCCTGTGCCGCCCCCTCGAACACGGCGCCGACATCGTGGTGCACTCCGCGACCAAGTACCTGGGCGGGCACGGCGACATCCTGGGGGGAGTCGCGGTGTTCGCCCGGTCCCCGGGCGCGTCCTCCCAGGAGGAGAACGTCCTGCATCACCGGGTGTGGAAGCGCGCCACCGAGCTGGGGGCGACCGCCGACCCGTTCGCGGCCTGGCTGACCCTGCGCGGGCTCGCGACCCTCCCGCTGCGCATCGAGCGGGCGAGCCGGACAGCACTCGACCTGGCGCAGCGGCTGGCCGCGCACCCGGCCGTCACCCATGTCGCCCACCCCGGCCTGCCCGGCCACCCGCAGCACGACCTGGCGCGGCGGCTCCTGCCCGGGGGCGGCGGCGCGGTGCTGTCGTTCGAGCCGGCGGGGGGCCGCGAGGCCGGCCGGATCTTCACCGACTCGGTCAGGCTGGCCTCCCTGGCCGCCTCGCTCGGCGACGCGTCGACGCTGGTGATGCACCCGGCGAGCACCTCGCACCGCCAGCTGGACGCCGCCGCCCTCGCCGCGGCCCAGATCGGCGAGGGGACGGTACGGATCGCGGTCGGCCTGGAGCACCCCGACGACCTCTGGGCCGACTTCGAGCGCGCGCTGGCCAAGGCCACCTGA
- a CDS encoding DUF5925 domain-containing protein: MTMSPERPQEILHLVETGEADEAYGSDPLLPVVLNLSDNNSPADVMDVLSLRPFASGEQPWSRSARLEHVRPDAPLRPEEARLLRVAHERGKESVLAEGEGWTLLTNRWKNGAAYLAVSAVTDELAETVLEECVRDATEPPKTDETNVEMGFWHMGSHGPVRTERAISADAWQDIRRNYTAPVAEALDRVMSLTREEVAGRLLLLHGPPGTGKTTALRALARSWGSWCQSDCVLDPEALFGTPSYLMEVAVGEDEEDDRRWRLLILEDCDELIRGEAKQSTGQGLSRLLNLTDGMLGQGRDVLVAITTNEDLARLHPAVVRPGRCLAQIEVGPLTRGESLAWLDGAAPEAGIGPDGATLAELVALRKGERAPAVREAPSSATGFYL, encoded by the coding sequence ATGACCATGTCGCCGGAGAGGCCGCAGGAGATCCTGCATCTGGTGGAGACGGGGGAGGCGGACGAGGCGTACGGCTCCGACCCGCTGCTTCCGGTCGTCCTCAATCTGAGCGACAACAACTCGCCCGCCGACGTGATGGACGTGCTGTCGCTGCGGCCGTTCGCCTCGGGTGAGCAGCCCTGGTCGCGTTCCGCCCGGCTGGAGCACGTCAGGCCGGACGCGCCGCTGCGCCCCGAGGAGGCCCGGCTGCTGCGCGTCGCGCACGAGCGGGGCAAGGAGTCGGTGCTGGCCGAGGGCGAGGGCTGGACGCTGCTCACCAACCGCTGGAAGAACGGCGCCGCCTACCTCGCGGTGTCGGCGGTGACCGACGAGCTGGCCGAGACGGTGCTGGAGGAGTGCGTCAGGGACGCCACCGAGCCGCCCAAGACCGACGAGACCAACGTCGAGATGGGCTTCTGGCACATGGGCTCGCACGGCCCCGTCCGTACCGAACGGGCCATCTCGGCCGACGCCTGGCAGGACATCCGGCGCAACTACACCGCGCCGGTCGCCGAGGCGCTGGACCGGGTCATGAGCCTGACCCGCGAGGAGGTGGCGGGCCGGCTCCTGCTGCTGCACGGCCCGCCCGGAACGGGCAAGACCACGGCGCTGCGCGCGCTGGCCCGGTCCTGGGGCTCCTGGTGCCAGTCCGACTGCGTGCTCGACCCCGAGGCGCTCTTCGGGACGCCCAGCTACCTCATGGAGGTCGCGGTCGGCGAGGACGAGGAGGACGACCGCCGCTGGCGGCTGCTCATCCTGGAGGACTGCGACGAGCTGATCCGCGGCGAGGCCAAGCAGTCGACCGGCCAGGGCCTGTCCCGGCTGCTCAACCTCACCGACGGGATGCTGGGCCAGGGACGCGACGTGCTCGTGGCCATCACCACCAACGAGGACCTGGCCCGCCTGCATCCGGCGGTGGTCAGGCCCGGCCGCTGCCTCGCGCAGATCGAGGTGGGCCCGCTCACCCGCGGCGAGTCGCTGGCCTGGCTGGACGGCGCGGCGCCGGAGGCCGGGATCGGCCCGGACGGCGCGACGCTGGCCGAGCTGGTGGCGCTGCGCAAGGGCGAGCGGGCGCCCGCGGTGCGGGAGGCCCCGTCCTCCGCCACGGGCTTCTACCTCTGA
- a CDS encoding lysophospholipid acyltransferase family protein, whose translation MSEIVYPPVIKAAQGLFKALDMKFRLEGTERIPRTGGAVLVSNHVSYLDFIFAGLAAHPSRRLVRFMAKKEIFDHRIGGPLMRGMHHIPVDREAGAASYKAALSALKSGEIVGVFAEATISRSFTVKDIKSGAVRMAVAAKVPLIPVTLWGPQRLWTKGRPRRLLQRGVPISIQVGEPMYPKRGDDYEQVTKDLHTQLSELLEKAQRGYPHVPKPGEEWWQPAYLGGSAPTPEEAEALDLKELEARKSRTDG comes from the coding sequence ATGTCCGAAATCGTGTATCCACCGGTGATCAAGGCGGCCCAGGGCCTCTTCAAGGCCCTCGACATGAAGTTCCGTCTCGAGGGAACCGAGCGGATCCCCCGCACCGGCGGCGCGGTGCTCGTCAGCAACCACGTCAGCTACCTGGACTTCATCTTCGCCGGGCTGGCCGCCCACCCCTCCCGCCGGCTGGTCCGGTTCATGGCGAAGAAGGAGATCTTCGACCACCGGATCGGCGGCCCGCTGATGCGTGGGATGCACCACATCCCGGTGGACCGGGAGGCCGGGGCCGCCTCCTACAAGGCGGCGCTGTCGGCGCTGAAGTCCGGTGAGATCGTCGGGGTGTTCGCCGAGGCCACGATCAGCCGGTCGTTCACGGTCAAGGACATCAAGAGCGGCGCGGTGCGGATGGCGGTCGCCGCCAAGGTGCCGCTGATCCCCGTCACCCTCTGGGGCCCGCAGCGGCTGTGGACCAAGGGCCGTCCCCGCCGGCTGCTGCAGCGCGGGGTGCCGATCAGCATCCAGGTCGGCGAGCCCATGTACCCCAAGCGGGGCGACGACTACGAGCAGGTCACCAAGGACCTGCACACCCAGCTGTCGGAGCTGCTGGAGAAGGCGCAGCGCGGGTACCCCCACGTGCCCAAGCCCGGGGAGGAGTGGTGGCAGCCCGCGTACCTGGGCGGCTCGGCGCCCACCCCTGAGGAGGCCGAGGCGCTGGACCTCAAGGAGCTGGAAGCGCGCAAGTCGCGTACGGATGGTTAA
- a CDS encoding uracil-DNA glycosylase — protein MTGRPLADIVEAGWAKALDPVAGRITAMGDFLRAEVAAGRRYLPAGDRILRAFTQPFDEVRVLIVGQDPYPTPGHPVGLSFSVAPDVRPLPGSLINIYREYCQDLGHPQPSNGDLSPWTAQGVLLLNRSLTVMPGRPNSHRGKGWEEVTAQAIQALAARGKPLVAILWGRNARDLKPMMPGVPCIESAHPSPMSADRGFFGSRPFSRANQLLQQQGAAPVDWRLP, from the coding sequence ATGACGGGACGACCACTCGCGGACATCGTCGAGGCCGGCTGGGCCAAGGCCCTGGACCCGGTGGCGGGACGGATCACGGCCATGGGCGACTTCCTGCGCGCCGAGGTCGCCGCAGGCCGCCGCTATCTCCCCGCCGGTGATCGTATCCTCCGGGCGTTCACCCAGCCCTTCGACGAGGTCCGGGTGCTGATCGTCGGCCAGGACCCCTACCCCACCCCGGGCCACCCGGTCGGGCTGAGCTTCTCGGTCGCCCCCGACGTGCGCCCGCTGCCCGGCAGCCTGATCAACATCTACCGGGAGTACTGCCAGGACCTCGGCCACCCCCAGCCGTCCAACGGCGACCTCTCCCCCTGGACCGCGCAGGGCGTCCTCCTGCTCAACAGGTCGCTCACCGTGATGCCGGGCCGGCCCAACTCCCACCGCGGCAAGGGCTGGGAGGAGGTCACCGCGCAGGCCATCCAGGCCCTCGCCGCCCGCGGCAAGCCGCTCGTGGCGATCCTGTGGGGCCGCAACGCCCGCGACCTCAAGCCGATGATGCCGGGCGTCCCCTGCATCGAGTCGGCCCACCCGAGCCCCATGTCGGCCGATCGCGGGTTCTTCGGCTCCCGCCCGTTCAGCCGCGCCAACCAGCTCCTGCAGCAGCAGGGCGCCGCGCCCGTCGACTGGCGCCTCCCCTGA